One Arachis hypogaea cultivar Tifrunner chromosome 18, arahy.Tifrunner.gnm2.J5K5, whole genome shotgun sequence genomic window, CTGTTAAGTGCTAACTGCTATTTAAATATGTACTAGTAGCTTTTTGGTTTCAATTGCATCTATATATAGCTAGTTAAGAGCCATTATTGGGtgctttaattaatttatttgtaataataatatgaattatTGCAGCTAACTTATGCTTACTCTATGTTTTAGTTGAAGAAAAGTACTCATCatctataatttaatatataaaactaAAGAGGTTGCTATTTAAGTAGGAGCAGTTCACACGAATGCACTTGAATACTGTACTTATTTcccaaccaaaaaagaaaaaagaaggaaacaaCAGTTGCAAGTTGAATCACGTAAATATCATACTAATAAATTAACAATAGGATGATATTTAACCAAGAAGATTATTATATCGTAGCCTTATCCGTAGTTTAGTGTTAGCCTTTTATGGTTTCAAGTCTATTATGCAGAATTAAGTCTTATAAAAGCGATGATACGCAGAAGAAGGCCAGGTCCTTATCAAATAAGCCTTGAATATCCTGTACCAATTTACTGATTATTACTTTCAAGATGTCCAAGTGATCATGGACAAAATCACCCGACTCTAAGACTGGGTTTGATTCTAAGAATAGGTCAAGACATTTAAAATAAGACACAAAgaacataaatacaaaaattagtatttttgtattttgtttgacgataaactataacaaattatatttttttgttagtatTCCTGTATTTTTtgtgtcaaaataaatataaaatatactaattcaatatttctaaaaatactATATCATATGATCGTGTATGCTTGTACTAAATTCAAGTTGATTGGTGACATGCATGGTATATGATGCAATTTTCGAGATGGGCTTAATACCTTACTTAACCCAAAAACCAAAAAGTCAAGATATTAATATTGAAGCGAAGTTGCATTGATTGATGGTGGAACCACTTGGTACCAAAGATATTGAGCAAAATGCACGCGTATGAACATTCAGATAAGCATACACACAAAATTGGTGCGCATGCAATTGTACAAATCGAAAAGCCTTGGAGGGTATATGTCGTCTATCTATATGAAACTACTTCTAAACGAACCAGTACAAACACGCAGTGGAGTCCTCAACTAGTTAGCAACTAATAGAAGCAAATTGCGTTGTATTATTGGTGGATATACGTATCAATCAAAAGTCAAAACCATCCCTCATCATCACCTCTTAAGATCGCTTTACATTCTTCACTACTTGTCTATCAACTGTTGtaagaaaatagagtaaaagtaAACCAATAattattctctttatattttccttttaatCATTAAGACTAATACCAATATACCATCTTGTAAGTTGTAACTATATAACTCTTTAATTTGACACACACAGATATATATAATTCTGAACCCGCTCCCCCATTCTTTTAAATTTAAGTTTGTGGCATTACTCTCTTGCGAAACGTAGTCATAAATGTCAATTATTAGTTTGCGAAAGAAcacggcatatatatatatatacacacacatttCTAGAAGGGGGATATAATAAGTCATAAGAGACTAACAAGAGAGCCACTTGCACCATAATGTAGTAGCTATAAATGTATGCAAATTTGTGTACGACGTGCGAGCGCGTTATCTTTCTCTCTTGCTAATTAACTATTGGGATACATCATAGTTGATGCAATGTCAATGTATTGTTATTCAACGAATAGATCAGGTGGGGCTTAACAAATTAATGATAAATATTAGTATGTAGAAAATATTCATTCTAGGGGCGGCTTATTTGTATTTTTCGAATGTCTAGTCTGTGTACATACAATGCTTTTCACAGTGGCACGGTTAATAACAACCTTTTTTaattatatgatataatattatttaacatcGTCATTAATTATCATTAGTAGTTGTTGAATTTAGGCTTAATAGTAATCTGAGATGACTCAGCATTTGTTCAATTGGCACCGTCCTGAGCCGGGACACCATGCACCATCTTCATATTAATGTGGCCTAAATACAGACATAGAGATATAGATGGGAGCCTAAAACTTATTATTTGATTGTTTATTTTTATAAACGTTTTTCATCGTACAACACTAATATAATGATTTCAACATTGTGAATTGcaatttctgttttatttgtcATCCATATATTTTGGTTCATGGTACGCTGGATCTGACAACGTGATGGTTATGCATTTTATCAAGAGATTCTTTCTGAGGCCACGTGTTTTTTTGTAGAACATACGTACTATTGCCTGCATTTTTGACAtgtgatttatatttttattttatgtttttccgTTTATTGAAATAGATTCAAGTATATTTACCTTATTTCTGGTTCcccatattttcacaaattcacaTGTGCTGAAAGTTGTGGtgcttgaaagttgaaacaaaaGCTCATTATTAATGTCCGAGTGAAATATGGACCCCATGGTCCTGTTGTGATCAAtataaaacgaaaaagaaaaaaaagggcacaaattaataataaatgtcTAAACTTAAAGGTGTTTAAACATTTATTAGGCATATTTGAataattactttattttaatttgtatcataAAGAAAAACTACAGAAaactattaatcttttttattttattttataagatagAGATCAGAGTGGGTGATTTTTTGGCCTAATAATTTTGATAGATTTTGAGTGGAAAATTAAAGTAAACTAACTATTTCATTCTTTAGAAATCAAAATGTTACCaaaaaaagtaatataaaaagataaaaaaagctAAAACGggttttatttaaagaaaaacgaaaaaaccgTGAAAGTTCGAAtacaattataatataattagttGGGTAAGAGCGAATAGTAGAGTTGAATAACTAGAATTGGTGGAGAAAGATGCAATTTGAAGGAAGATGAGAATAAGAAATGTAAGAGCGAAATACATAGGATGGTTCCAAGTTGAATATTCAGCATAAACCAGTATTGACTCTACTTTCAATACTGATTCGCATTCGCTGTTGCTACCAGACACGATAACGGTCTCCTCTCCACACTTGTCACTTAATATAAATACCCACTCTCCCCCCTTTCCCTTTTAacactcaattcaattcaattcaatggaTATCGATATGATCACCACTCTTCACTCTGACATCATCAACTCCCACATCCTCACCCGCCTCGACGGCCCCACCCTCGCCTCCGCAGCCGCCTCCTCCTCCCACCTCCGCCGTCTCTGCACCCAGCACCACCTCTGGACCACCATCTGCGCCTCCACCTGGCCCTCCCTCACCCACCCCCTTGCCGCACATCTCATCTCTACTCTCCCCAATCAACACCGCTCCATCTTCTCCGACTCCTTCCCCTCCCTTCACCCATCCGCCCTCCATAACAACCAAAATCCACCGCCATCGCCCTCGCCAGAACTCATCTCCGCCGTTGACATCTACTACAACGGCCAACCCGTCTTTTCCCGCGTCCACCGCACCGAAACCCAAAAGGGATGGTTCCTCTGCTCCCCTCTCTGGATCGATATACTTGAACCCAACGAGACGGTTCCCACGCCATTGAAGTTCGCCAAAAGCGAAGACGACGACGACTGGCTCAGGCACGTCCAGGAGAATCTGGAACTCAGCTGGATCCTAATCGACCCGAGCCTGAAGCGCGCGGCCAACCTGTCGAGCCGGAGGGCGGTGTCTGCCCGGCGTCACTGGCTGACCGGAGAGGCGGAGGTGGTGTACGCCGTGGGCGTGGAGGAAGGAGGGGCGCAGTGCGCCGTGAAGGTGACATGCTGCGGAAAATCGGGCGGGGAGATGCAGGTGAGGGAGGTGAGTTTGACGATGGAGGACCTTGATGGGCGGCACGTGATGGGGAGGGACAGCATGGTAATTTTGCAGAGGGCGATGGAGAGTAGTAAGAGGAAGAAGGTGGATGTGGGAGAAGCCAAGGAGAGGTATGAAAAGTTCTGTGATACGAAGATTGAGAGGAGAGAGATGAGGATCAAGAAAGAGAAAGCTATGGACACTCTTGCCATGTTCGTCGCTTTCACCGTCTTCGTTACCTTGTTTTGCTTCCTCAGGTTCTATGTCTGTGTTTGACTATTTATTAtttcttcattcttttttttcttttcttttcacacATACAAATGTAATACTATACCAATCCAATAAAAATTTACTTTGACCAAGATTGTGGCACCATGTTCCTTTACACATGTCTAATAGTCTAATTTATACTGTCACCTATCTGAATTCTTAAGTACAATGATAATAATGTTTTCCTATATATCTGAATTACCCACTCCTTTAATAACTGCACGATTTGGATTGCAATGCGTCCTTATCAATAGCTTTGAAATTCACCATGGCAAACATTAATTATTCAATCCTAGATATAGAGCTCTTCTTATTTGGCTTGGTTACTTTTTGTTAATGTCATTGCTCATGCAAAATTTCAGTAGAATTTTATATGCAAGTTTAAAACTAGTCAGCTCATCGTAAGTCGGACTAAAAATCAACGAAATTGTCTAAAAGTAAAAACAGATATTTATCTCTTATAATAAAGTCTTTGTCAAAATCCATATTAATTCTGAATTAAACCGAGTTATACCCCAATAACATAACTATAATAGCAGTAAGCATTGCTTCTGACAAAATACACgagtatttcttttcttttcatttgattcctTCTTCACATTACTCTGAACTATGCTtgagatatatattaaaatatcaatTTGGACAAAATATACTTGGAATAgattaaaagaaaattcaaaaataaaactaaataagtaaatattggGACGCTGGGAGGGAGGAAGAATGGTAGCAGAACGCGGGATGATTGAGTACACAAGTCTACAACCACTATTTGTGGAATTCCAACTAAGGCGTGAATATCCTGTGTAATCTTATATGTTCAATGGATGTATTCATTGTATACTTAATTATTGGtgaccaaattaaaataaaaaaaaacatatattataTGCTCattaattttatatctattttttcttaaaaagaatATCACTTAATTTTAACAATATGATAAGACTAAAATTCACAATTATTCAGTCAATTGATATCAGATTATCATATTCCATATGATATGCATTATGCACAGTTTTCATCACACACAgatacttaaattttaaaatgatcTTTGAGATTAGTGTTATATACTAAAATCGTCCCGAaatttcaattgcactaattatgTCTTTAACATTGACAAAAATACACTACATTAGTCCCTGACCCATTTTCCATTAACGGCATGATGACATAGTTTGATGACGTGACATGTTAGTGACATGTGTCACTCCATGATTTGGTCACGTATAATCGTATGATGATGTGTTAACCAGTGACACGTGATATGATGACGTAGATGGTTATgacacgtgtcacaatgttattttgCCACATGTTtgtttgtgccacgtgtcgcaacagtattcaTCTATGTGTCATCCCATTATGTCATCATTATAAATActccaaattagtccctcactttacattaagtgactcattttagtccttgaaattgaatgtcgtgtacCAAACTAATCTCTTCaccagttttttctcattttttttttaaaaatttaaaatttttaatttttagatgcattaatttcaattctattttttcacatatcgtttaaatacaagtgcttttataaagaattttaaaattttagttttaattatataatttttttttctataataatttaacattagtaaattttgtaatatataagtatgttattataaaaaaagaattacatgattgattagacacattttttcataaaaaaatatgtttttaacaaaaaattaagaacaaaaatacaCATTTTTTTCGGTTCTTATGAAATACACGTTTTCATTGTGTGTAAATGGATTAGACCGAAGACACTTTAAGCACCCTCACTATCATCTCCGACCTCCTCAGTCTAGAtaaaagaggtcggagatggtagtgGGGTGCTTGAAATATCTTC contains:
- the LOC112769474 gene encoding F-box protein At2g27310, translating into MDIDMITTLHSDIINSHILTRLDGPTLASAAASSSHLRRLCTQHHLWTTICASTWPSLTHPLAAHLISTLPNQHRSIFSDSFPSLHPSALHNNQNPPPSPSPELISAVDIYYNGQPVFSRVHRTETQKGWFLCSPLWIDILEPNETVPTPLKFAKSEDDDDWLRHVQENLELSWILIDPSLKRAANLSSRRAVSARRHWLTGEAEVVYAVGVEEGGAQCAVKVTCCGKSGGEMQVREVSLTMEDLDGRHVMGRDSMVILQRAMESSKRKKVDVGEAKERYEKFCDTKIERREMRIKKEKAMDTLAMFVAFTVFVTLFCFLRFYVCV